The following proteins are co-located in the Pedobacter sp. FW305-3-2-15-E-R2A2 genome:
- a CDS encoding OsmC family protein, whose product MEINLIRKSGKFNFEAENSGGHTVELDAKPEIGGEGKGFRPMEMLLIGLGGCSGIDMVNVLNKQKEPLDDVKIKIKATRKTAEMPPIFEVIDIHFELYGALNVQKVERALALTFDKYCSVSNILGRSATINFSYTIHQ is encoded by the coding sequence ATGGAAATCAACCTGATAAGAAAAAGCGGTAAATTTAATTTTGAAGCAGAAAACTCCGGCGGACATACCGTGGAACTGGATGCTAAACCTGAAATAGGTGGAGAAGGGAAAGGCTTCAGGCCAATGGAAATGTTGCTGATCGGCCTGGGAGGTTGCAGTGGAATCGACATGGTCAATGTACTAAATAAACAAAAAGAACCTTTGGACGATGTGAAAATCAAAATCAAGGCAACAAGAAAAACAGCCGAAATGCCCCCGATTTTTGAGGTGATTGACATTCATTTTGAATTGTATGGTGCGCTAAATGTTCAAAAAGTAGAGCGTGCTCTGGCACTTACCTTTGATAAATATTGTTCGGTATCCAATATCCTTGGACGCTCTGCTACGATAAACTTCAGCTACACCATTCATCAGTAA
- the ispE gene encoding 4-(cytidine 5'-diphospho)-2-C-methyl-D-erythritol kinase: MLAFANAKINLGLHVTGKRADGYHNLETIFYPVKIYDVVEILDADVLSCTIRGTDIPGNTEDNICLKAYHLLKKDFDLPTQHICLLKNIPIGAGLGGGSADAAFLIKLLNDKFQLSLSQEQMENYARQLGADCAFFILNEAVYAEGKGDEFSEISVDLSGYFLVLVKPDVHVSTAAAYDGIKSTKPITSLKDLIHLPLSEWKANLKNDFEASVFLKYPEIEAIKNSLYQSGAIYASMSGSGSCVYAIFGSAVKLPELERTNKVFYNV; this comes from the coding sequence GAAACCATTTTTTATCCGGTAAAGATTTATGACGTCGTCGAGATACTGGATGCAGATGTTTTAAGTTGTACCATTCGCGGTACGGATATTCCCGGGAATACTGAAGACAACATCTGCCTCAAAGCCTATCATTTGCTGAAAAAAGATTTTGACTTGCCTACGCAGCACATCTGTTTATTGAAAAATATTCCGATTGGCGCAGGACTCGGCGGAGGTTCTGCTGATGCGGCTTTTCTGATTAAACTGCTCAACGATAAATTCCAATTGTCTCTTTCGCAGGAACAGATGGAAAATTATGCAAGGCAGCTTGGTGCAGATTGTGCTTTCTTCATCCTGAACGAGGCAGTCTATGCAGAAGGAAAAGGGGATGAGTTCAGTGAGATTAGTGTAGACCTTAGCGGATATTTTCTGGTACTCGTGAAACCAGACGTTCATGTTTCCACCGCAGCGGCTTACGATGGAATAAAGTCTACTAAACCTATTACTTCGCTAAAAGATTTAATACATTTGCCTTTGAGTGAATGGAAAGCGAACCTGAAAAATGATTTTGAGGCTTCTGTGTTTCTGAAATATCCTGAAATTGAAGCCATAAAAAACAGTCTTTACCAAAGCGGGGCAATCTATGCCTCGATGAGTGGCAGCGGATCTTGTGTTTATGCAATTTTTGGATCAGCAGTAAAACTTCCTGAGCTCGAAAGAACCAATAAAGTATTTTACAACGTTTAG